The Streptomyces sp. NBC_00454 DNA segment TCCCCGGTCAGTAGCCGGTCCATCGCAGCACGGATGGATGTCTCATTGCGGTTGCGGGTGTCTTCGGTGATGCGGGGCATCTCATTCCTCTCCGAGTCCGGTGTTGGCCGCGATGATCTCGTTGACGATCTGCTGGGCCCGCTCGAGCTCGGGCTGCAGCCGTGCCTTCTCCGCCTTCGGGAACCGGGGGTTGTCCAGGAAGACCGTGTTGCTGGCTGCTGTGCTCTCCCACACCGGCAGGTGGCACGGATGGTGGGTGGCCTGCGGACAGCGGGCCGAGTCACACATCCCGGCCAGCGGCTTGGTTGCGTTCGGCGTCCCGGCGAGCTTGAGGCACAGGGCCCTGGACGGATCCCGGAACCAGCAGTAGTTCGCCGCCTGCACATGCAGACTCTTGGCCTGCTGCTTCAGCAGCATCTCGAGACGGCGGTCGCTGTCGAGAACGGCCGCCGGCCCCGGCCGGTGCTCTTTGAGTGCATCGTCGATGTGCTCGAACGCCTTGATCAGATCTCGCGCTCCCGGCCCCGCCGGCATCTTCCCGTCTCGGTAGTCGCGGTATGCAGCTTCCGTCAGTTCGAGGTGGTGTTCTTCCTGAGCCCGCTCGACTTCCGCCAGGAGGGCCCCCTGGGAGCCGCCGGGCTTGTGGGCGTACCCCTCGGTGGTGACCACCGACACGTGCTTGAGGTGGACTTTGGCAGCGAGCAGGCCGCCAGGACGGTAGGCCAAGGTCAGAGCCAGGGTCCGCCGGAGCATTCGCCCGTTGACAGGACCGGCAGGGATCGGAGCGAGACCGAGCCGCTGGCCGCCAGGACCGTTGACCCAGTCTCGGAGACGCCCATGAAGGAAGTCGGTGGGGGACATGGGGAAGACCTGACCGTCGTCGGCGGCCTGATTGAGGCGGGCTGCCAGCTGCACGGCGCGATAGGCCGGCTCGAGGACCACCCACTCTGCCTGGACACCACCCAGATCATGGCCCTTGATCAGCCGGGATGTGAGCCGGAACCGCTGGGTGTCTCCGGAGATGGTGACCGGGGCCTGCGGAGAGAGCGGCGTGAGCTCGTCGAGTTCGCTGGCCCGCATACCGCTGATCGAGGCGACAAGGATGCGGCAGGCGGCCAAGACAAGAAAGGCCAGGTCCCTCAACTGCTGCCCAGTCAACGGCAAAGTCCACGGCACCAGCACCTGATCGTCATACCGGGAGACAGGTGTCGCATCACGCGCGTAGGCGCCCGCAATGCCCACCTTCGCCACGGCGTCCTCGAGCATCGGACGAACAGACTCGACCAGCCGGTAAGGGAAGGCGGAGTAGTTCATCCGCTCGTTGATCAGACGACTCACGTGGACGCGGACCAGCGGATCCTCCGGGTCCGCCCCTCCGCCGATACGTTTGGTCAGCAGCCGGCCATCCAGTTCCGGCAGCGGCTGCCCCCGGCGCACGTAGGAGGCGACAACCTGGGAGAACGTCGCACCGGCCGCCGGAGAGATGCCCCGCATGGTGGACGAGGACCGGTTCTCAACCTCGTTAAGGAGCCGTTCGAACTCAACGGCGACCAAAGGGCCAAGCGTCTCGGTGAGATAGAGAGCGGCAGCGACGGTCGGCTGGAACACCTCCTCGGCCACGGCCGGCACGGAGTTCTCCTGCTTGTTCTTCCAGCCCGCCACGTCCGTGAGAGCCAGCCCCGGCCACGGTGCAAATCCCGGCCGGTATGCGGCCTTGCTGAACAGCTCCCGATAGAGGGCCAGATTCCGAACGGGCTGCAGGATCGTCAGCATCGTGCCGGCACTGATCGGCCCCGTGCCGCGGGTTGGGTGCTTCCGCTCCATGCGCATCACGCGGTAGACATCGCAATGCTCCTGCATCACCGCGGTGAGATCAGAGATGCCCTGGGCGGTCAGGAAGTTCAGCCACCGAACCAGCTGGACACAGTAGTTGAAGCAGCTGGTCGGCTTGTAGGTGGTTCGGGCTGCGTCCGGCAGCGCCAGGACGAGCTCGTGATCCGGGACGGCCAGGGCAAAGATGTACTCCTTCGCCGTGAGGCGGAACGCAGGGTCGATGATCGCGCGGAAGTCCAGCCGTCTGGTGTTGGACCTGGCGCTCTTGGGCATGTCCCGCAGCCCGGTTAGGTCCCAGAAGTCCTCGTCGAAGTTCGGCCTGGGCCCGCCGGGCAAGACCTCCCAGCCCGCTGCACGGCACACATCCAACCCGGCGAATGGTGAGGCGGCCGCCCACTGGGCAGGTATCGGCCCGGCGGGCATCACCACGACGGCACGACGCGGGGCGGTCACAGGCTCATCTCCTCGGGCCGCAGGGGGAGCTCGGCATCGATGTCGTCGACCTCGGTGGAGGCCGATTGAAGTACCCGGGGCTGGAACCGGGGCAGGATCTCGTGGTCGAGCCGGTCCGCGTACGGGGCGAAGACGGCCAGGAACTGGTCAACAGTCATTTGCCGGGACTGCCGGGCAAAGTACGCCTTCAGTCGCAGCAGGTTCGACGCGTGCCGCGGCAGGAACACCGACAACGGGCACAACAGGCACACCCAGGGCCGCGCGGGACACGGCTTGCCCTTCGGCCCGTGCAGGCCGGCGAGCTGGTTCGAGCATGCGGCGGTGAACACGTCCATCTCACCGCCGAGCAACTCAGCCATGGAGCCTTCGTCCAGACCCAGCCGGGCCAGCTCCTGTGGCACTGCGGCCGCGAACTGTGCCGCCTGTTCCTCATCCATCACGATCGGAGGACGTGAACGCCGCAGAACGTCGCCCTGAGCGTCCTCGATGATCGCCTCTACCGCCTCAGCTTGCGCCGGGGTGGTGGTCGAGACGTAGTGGCTGCCCTCCACTGTCGTTGTGTGGTTGGGGTCGATCCTGGTACGTCCGGTCCAGCCGCGACGGGCGAGCATATTGTGATAGGTCGTACGGATCCGCCCAGCGTGGAGCATCAGCCGGTCACCGTCATCTGTTCGCAGGTCGAGCTCGACAGCCACTTCCTTGCGAGCCTTCTTGCCGCTCGCGTGCGACGTGATGGGCGAGAGCACCCCAAGCCTGCTGCTGGGCTGGCCAGGCAGAGACTCGCTGTTCAAGCTGATCCACACATGCTCGGCGCACTCGGGAGGAGCGAACTTTCGAAGAGGCTCAACCAGTTCCAGCCACGCGTCGAGCAGTCGGATCGCTCGGGAGGGAAGGCTGACGCCTTCCGGGCCGCGACGGTTCTTCACGTAGTCCATCAGCAACGTGCGGTCGCCGGCCCACGTGAAGTCCTCCAGACCCAGACCCCGGATGCCGTCCGGTACCACCCCGCTGTAGACACCGAACAAGGTTCGCACCGTGTACGCCGCACGGACCGACGGGAACAGCGCCGAGCGCACTGCGACGTACTGAGCCCCGATTCCCCCACGGAATGCATCGACCTTCACACCCAGCGCGGCCGCAGCATCCTTGACCTTCAACGGCCCCTGGTCCAGAAGCAGGACAGCGAAGTTCTGTCGATTCACCCCACCGTTGGTCGAATCCGGGCCGATCGCCGCCAGAGCCAGAGCTTCACGGTGACCTGCCAGCATCTCCCTGACCCGCGCCCGCAAACGCGACTCGAGCTGGCGCCACTCGTCATCCGTGTACGGATCGAGCGGCTTTCCGCTGAAGGGCTGCTTGACGGGACGCCCGGCCAGATGCTCCCGCAGGGCTGGATCTACTCGCTCTCCACACCCCAGCAGCAGCATGCGCGTCCGCTGCACCCGCGTGCCGGTGGCAGACATCCAATACCGGAGCATGAGCGGCTTGGTCAGGTCCTCCACCCCTCCCCGGAAGCCGCCATCGTGCAGCTCGTCGACCATCCGGCGAATCGTGGACGCGTACTGGACCGCGCCGATACGACGGGTGACGCTGCCCAGCGGGTGGATCAGCTGGACCATCCCGAGCGCGAGGTCCTCGGCGAGCTTGGGATTCGATGACTTGTCCAGCCGCGCCGTCCAAGTGGTTTGGTTGGGGAACGTGCACTCCACTCGCAGCGGATCGTGTTCAACGCGGGTCACCATGCTTCGTCCGTCCCTTCGTCATCGAACTCGGCGGCAGCCTCCGCGGCCGCCTCCCCGTTCTGGTCGGATCCGCGGTAGAAGTCGCGGTAGATCCGGTGGACATCCAGACGCTGGAGGTAAATCTCCGTGGTGGTCACACTCGTGTGTCCGAGCAGGTCACGCAGGACCAGCATCGGATCCTGTTTGGTGAGATAGAGCGCGAGAGCTGCGTCCTCGTTTGCGTCTGAGATCAAAGCGGCGGCCCGCGCGTAGTGACCCTTGACCAGCCTCTCCAGCGTGGCCATGGCGAAGGTGTGCCGGAGCAGGTGCGGAGTCACGATGGGGAAGCGGGACTCGAAGTCACGCCTGATGCGAATGGATGTGCGGCGGAAGGTCGTTGCCCAGTCGATGAACGGGCTGCCGTCCGACTGAACAGCAGTGATCGCTGTGGTGCCCTCCGGCGTCACCAGCCGCAACCGCTCGTTCAGTGTCAGCTTCCGCCATGACACCCTTCGGCCGCCGATCCTCGCGCCCTCCCAGTCCGGCGCCGAGATGACCAGTGGTGGCCCCAACCGAGGATCCGGGACGTGCTCCCGTCCAGCCAGAACGGCCGCCCGGTCCAGCTCGAGGTACTGCCCGAACTCTGACAGTGCCTTGTAACTCGCCCAAGTCTCACGGGCCTTCTTGCCCTTGGTGATCTGCGCGGCCAGCGGGAACCGGACCGGAACCGCACTGCGGCGAGCCGGAAGGCCAGGAAGCTCGTACGTCAGCAAGTGGGTGAACTCCTGGGCACGCAGCCCGCTCGAGATCACCAGCCGGCCCATGGCTGCGTTGCGCCCCAGGTGACGGCCGCGGAAGCCGTCCGGTTCTCCATCCGGGCGAAGACCAGCCAGAGCACGCAGAAACGTCTGCCGGAAGTCGACATCGAGGTACTTGACCTTCGCGTGGGCCTTCGCCTTCCGCAGTGTCGCCGTGTTCCGGCGCGTCTGCTGCACACCAGCGTCCGTGTATCGCCGAACGATTGCGTACGTGAAGGGCTGAACAGGGCAGAAGCCCTGGTCAACGGCCCACGTGTAGAACCGGGCCACGGTGTTCACGTTGAGGTTCCACGTGTCCTCCTCCCACCGTGCAGCAAGCGGGCCCGAGAACCGGTACTCGGAGAAGGAACTCAATGCCGACCGCAGCTCGTCACGGTCAGCGAAGGGGGCGACGCCCCGCTCGGCCAAGAACTCCAGCCAGCTGCGGAGGGCTTGGGCATACGTCTTCCACGTCAGACGACCCGGGGCCCCACTGACCGGAAGTTCCCGGAGCCACAGGTTCGCGATCGCCGCCGGCCGCAAATTCCCGTTCTCCTCCAGGAGCAGATCCTCGTCGATGAGCACGGGCATGCCCTCCGGAATTAATGGCTGTCTTCCAAGGCCCCACGTAGCCCAGTCATTTGAGCTGTAGAAGGTCAGATGCATGCCTTGAACACTACGTATCCGACACAGTTGAGTGCAACGGATATCAAGAGTTTTCCATGAGGGGTTGAGCTACTTAAGAGACACGGAAACTAAGCAAGGATTCCTTCGGAATACGCGATGGGGACGATCGCGGCCTGTGCATTCGCGGCGGTTCTGTACAAGGTGGTGACGAGTGAAGTGGTCTCCACGGCACTCCAGTCGACCATCGGGAAGGCACTCGATGCGCCGTTCTGACCGGGGATATGTGACGGCGGAGGCGGCCCTGGTGATTCCGGCGCTGGTGCTGTTCGCGACGCTGCTGGTGTGGGCGCTGATGGCGGCCGCCGCGCAGATCCGGTGTGTGGACGCGGCTCGGGCCGGTGCCCGGGCGGCGGCCCGGTCGGAACCGGAGGGCGAGGCGGTGGCGGTGGCCGAGGCGGCCGCCCCGCCCGGGGCGCGGGTGGAGTTGTCGCGCACGGGCGACCTCTGGCGGATCCAGGTATCGGCCCCCGCCCCGGGCCCGGCCGCCCTGCCGCTCCGCCTCACCGCCCAGGCCGCGGCCCTGGCCGAAGACTCCGTAGGCCCGCCGTCATGACCGGGGCACGGCAGCGGGCGCGGGACCGGGCGCGGGCGCGGGACCGAGACCGGGGGTCGGCGCCTAACCGGGACCGGGACCGGGGGTCGGCGACGGTGTGGGGCGTCGTGGCGGCGACCGTGCTGGTGGCGGTGTTCGGCGGGGTGCTGCTGCTCGGGCAGGCCGTCGTGGCCCGCCACCGGGCCGCGGCGGCCGCGGACCTGGCGGCCCTCGCCGCTGCGGCGACCTGGGCCCACGGCCCGGAGGCCGCCTGCGCCACGGCGATACGGGTGGCGGTGGCGCAGGGGGCTCGGGTCACCGGGTGCGTGGTGTCGGGCGAGGTCGCGGAGATCCGGGCCCGCGCCCCGACGGGCCCCTTCGCACCGGAACTGGGCTCCCGCGCGGGCCCGCCGCCGGCCGCGGAGCCCGGGTGAGGCGGTGGCTCAGACCAGGGGTCACAGGCGTACCGAGGCGGTGGTGCCGGACGAGGTGGTCGAGGTTCCCTCGCCGAGGGCGTTCGGGGCTCCGGAGGGCGGGAGGGGGTGGGCGATCTGGCCGGTCACGGTCAGGGTGTGCGCGTCGAGAAGCCAGTGGCGGACGTCGCCGTACTCCTCGTCGCTCTCGGTGGTACCGGCTAGGGGGTGTCCGCGTCCAGGAAGCCGCCCTCGTAGTCCCAGCGCACCGGCCGCCCGGCGACACCCCGGCACTCCGCCGCCCACCGACGCCCCGGCCGCCCCGGCCGCCCACCGGCGCCCCGGCCGCCCACCGGCGCCCCGGCCGCCCACCGGCGCCCCGGCCGGCTGCTGGCCGGGGTTGCCGCGCACGGCTGACCTACCGGGCCCGCCGGAGCTGCCCCGCCCGCCCCGGCCCCGCTCTGCCAGGAGGCCAGCGGGGAGGCCGGGGGCCACGGGGCCCCGGGGGTCACGGCGTGGGGGCGTCTTTGAGGAGGTGGGTGAGGAGGCGGATGGCGCCGCGTTTGTGGAGGGGGTCGTTGCCGTTGCCGCATTTCGGGGACTGGATGCAGGACGGGCAGCCCGCCTCGCACTCGCAGGCGGCGATCGCGTCGCGGGTCGCCGTCAGCCAGGCGCGGGCCGTGTGGAAGGCGCGCTCCGCGAAACCGGCTCCGCCCGGGTGGCCGTCGTAGACGAAGACCGTCGGGAGGAGGGTGTCGGGATGCAGCGGGACGGAGACCCCGCCGATGTCCCAGCGGTCGCAGGTGGCGAAGAGCGGGAGCAGGCCGATGGAGGCGTGCTCGGCGGCGTGCAGGGCGCCGCCGAGGATCTCCGGGTTGATCCGGGCCTCGTCCAGCTGGTCCTCGGTCACCGTCCACCACACGGCCCGGGTGCGCAGGGTGCGGGGAGGCAGGTCCAGTTTGGCCTCGCCCAGGACCTCTCCGGTGATCAGTTTGCGGCGCAGGTACGAGACCACCTGGTTGGTGACCTCCACGGAGCCGAAGCAGAGCCGGGCCCGGCCCCAGGCGATCTCCGTCTCGGTCTCCAGGACGGAGATGGCGGTGGTGTCGCGGGCCGTCGTGGAGAAGGGCGGGTTCGCCTCCTCCACCAGGGCCACCGAGTCCTCCAGGTCCAGGTGCTTCACGAGGTACGTGCGGCCCTGGTGGAGGTGGACGGCGCCGTCGTGGACGGCCGTGTGCGAGGCCTCCTCGTCGACCGTGCCCAGCAGCCGGCCGGTGGAGGCCTCCACGATCTGCACCGGGCGGCCGCCGCCGCCCCGGATGTCGGTGAGGTCCGAGGCCCGTTCCCGGCGGGTCCAGTGCCAGGCCGTCGCCCGGCGCCGCAGCAGTTTGGCCGCCTCGAGCTGCGGGAGGAGCTCGCGCGCCGCCGGGCCGAAGAGGTCCAGGTCCGGCTCCGTCAGGGGCAGCTCGGCCGCCGCCGCGCACAGGTGGGGGGCCAGGACGTACGGGTTGTCGGGGTCCAGGACGGTGGCCTCCACCGGCTGCTGGAAGAGGGCCTCGGGGTGGTGGACCAGGTAGGTGTCCAGCGGGTCGTCGCGGGCGATCAGCACCGCCAGCGCGCCGTGGCCCGAGCGCCCGGCCCGGCCGGCCTGCTGCCAGAGGGAGGCGCGGGTGCCGGGGTAGCCGGTGATCAGGACCGCGTCGAGGCCGGAGACGTCCACGCCCAGCTCCAGGGCGGTCGTGGCGGCCAGGCCGAGCAGCTCGCCGGAGTGCAGGGCCCTCTCCAGGGCCCGGCGCTCCTCTGGCAGGTAGCCGCCGCGGTAGGCCGCGACGCGCCCGGGCAGGGAGCGGTCGACGGCGGCGAGCTTCTCCTGGGCGATCACCGCGATCAGCTCGGCCCCGCGCCGGGAGCGGACGAAGGCGACCGTGCGGACGCCCTGGACGACCAGGTCCGTCAGGAGGTCGGCGGTTTCGGCGGTGGCCGTACGGCGTACGGGCGCGCCCTTCTCGCCCTTGAGGTCGGTCAGGGGCGGCTCCCACAGGGCGAAGACGACCTCGCCGCGCGGGGAGGCGTCGTCGGCCACCTCGACCACCGGCAGGCCCGTCAGACGGGACGCTGCGGCCGCCGGATCGCTCGCGGTGGCCGAGGCCAGCAGGAAGACGGGATCGGAGCCGTAGCGGGCGCACAGCCGCCGCAGGCGGCGCAGGACCTGGGCGACGTGGGAGCCGAAGACGCCGCGGTAGGTGTGGCACTCGTCGATCACGACGTAGCGCAGCGCCCGCAGGAAGGAGGCCCAGCGCGGGTGGGCCGGGAGGATCCCGCGGTGCAGCATGTCGGGGTTGGTGAGGACGTAGTTCGCGTACTGGCGCACCCACTCGCGTTCCTCCACCGGGGTGTCGCCGTCGTACACGGCCGGGCGGATCGCGTTGCCCAGCGGACCGGCCAGCTCCCGCACGGCGCGCCGCTGGTCGGCCGCCAGGGCCTTGGTGGGGGCCAGGTACAGGGCGGTCGCGCCACGCCCGTTCGGGGCCTCGGCGCCGTCCGCGAGGGCCGAGAGCACGGGCGCGAGGTAGGCCAGCGATTTGCCCGAGGCGGTGCCCGTGGCGACGACCACGGACTCGCCGTCGAGGGCGTGCTCGGCGGCCGCGGCCTGGTGTTCCCACGGATGTTCGATCCCGGCGGCCTGGATGGCGGCTACGACATCAGTTCGGATGCGATCCGGCCAGACTGCATGACGACCCTCCCGAGGGGGCAAGTGCTCCGTATGGGTGATGCGCGCAGACCGGGAAGACCCCCGTGACAGCCGGTCCAGGACCGTGCCGGGGGAGGGTCGGGCGTCCTCGGGTGCCGTGGGCCGACCGGGACGGTGAGTGTTGGCCATTGGAACCGAGTGTGTCACCGGCGTGCGGGACAATGGTCCCAAGGCGTCGTGCGCGCCTGCCGGTAAGTGATTGAATGCCATCGCGGCAGCCAATCCCTCGCCTACCTTCGGGTGGGGAGGCCCCTGGGGGGCGCCGCTCGATAGCAAGGTGCTGGAGGATCCGTGGACCTGTCCCTGTCGACTCGCACTGTCGGCGACCGTACGGTCGTGGAGGTCGGTGGCGAGATTGATGTGTATACCGCGCCCAAGCTGCGCGAGCAGTTGGTCGAGTTGGTGAACGACGGCAGCTACCACCTGGTTGTCGACATGGAGCGAGTGGACTTCCTCGACTCCACCGGACTTGGTGTGCTCGTGGGAGGCCTCAAGCGCGTCCGCGCGCACGAGGGCTCGCTGCGTCTGGTCTGCAACCAGGAGCGCATCCTGAAGATCTTCCGAATCACCGGTCTGACCAAGGTGTTCCCGATCCACACCTCGGTGGAGGAAGCGGTCAGCGCCACCGACTGACCGACCGACGGCTCTCGGCGGCGAACGGCCGATGAGGAGCGGGGGGTACCGGGCCACAGGTGGTCCGGGCCCCTGTAAGGCACGCCCGTAGTCCGAGGGGGACGCGCATGGCCACCGTTGAACTGCGCTTCAGCGCCCAGCCCGAACACGTCCGGACGGCCCGCCTGGTCGCGGCCGCCGTGGCGCGCCGGGCCGGTGTGGAGGAAGCCGTCCTCGACGAGGTCCGCCTCGCCGTGGGCGAGGCCTGCTCGCGCGCCGTCGGACTGCACCGCAGCAACGGGCTGACCGCGCCCGTCCGGGTGGTGCTGACCGAGGAGGAGAAGGTGTTCTCCATCGAGGTCGGCGACGAAGTGCCCGGACCGGCCGGCGGTCCGTCCGCCGGCATGCCCGGGATCGAGGCGGTCCTGGACCCGGACATCGAGGGTGAGGACGAGATGGGCCTGGCCGTGATCAGCGGCCTGGTCGACGACGTCGAGGTCATCAGCGGGGAGACCGGCGGAACCATCCGGATGAGGTGGCCCGTTTCGGGGACCTCCGAGCTGGCGTAGGCCGTCAGGGGCTCGCGCAGCCGCCCCGGTCGCATCCGGAGCGGCGGCCGACCCGGTCCCGTCGCCCCGGCCCGGTCCGTCGCGCCCCGGCGCGTCACGGTCCGGGCTTTGCCATGCCCTGACGCCTGCCTTGCCCCGAGCCATGCCCAGAGGCCATGCCCTGACGCCACGCCACGCCCTGATCCGGTGCCCGCGGTCGCGCAGCCCCCGGCGCGCCGGGGGCTGCGGTGAGTTTCGGCGCGGGGTCGTCTGGCGGCGGGAGGCCGGGTGGGTGCCGGGAAAGCGGGGGAGGCCCCGGACGGGCGGCTTCCGGGAGGGAACGGCCGCGCGTGCCGACGTATCATCTGATCTTATTCAAGGCCCTGCCGAGCAGGGCCTTTTCTGTCGTCGTAGATCAATTGCGGCGCCGCTCCCCCAGAATTCCTAGATCGATGACGAGGCGTCAATGCCTTTGCCCCATTACTACTTTCGGGGGTAATGGAGTGACCGGATCTATTGGTGAGGAGCATGTGCAGGCCAATTCCGTTTCCTGCGTACTGTTTTGATCGGGTCGCGCTCCCTACAATCCGTCCACATCTTGAGCTCATGACGTCAAGGAGGACGAATGACGGGGCTCTTCACCCCCATTGCGCCCGGTCGCACCACTGACCTGGCATCCGCAGTACTCACCGATGACAACCGGCTCATCGTGATCGTCATCGCGGGCGTGGCCATCGCCGCGCTCGTCGTCGCGCAGATCCTGGTCCGCCAGGTCCTCGCCGCCGACGAGGGAACCGACTCCATGAAGGAGATCGCAGCCGCCGTCCAGGAAGGCGCCAACGCCTACCTCGGACGTCAGCTGCGCACCCTCGGCATCTTCGCCGTCGTCGTGTTCTTCCTGCTCTTCCTGCTCCCCGCCGACGACTGGACGCAGCGGGCGGGACGTTCCGCCTTCTTCCTCGTCGGCGCCCTCTTCTCCGCCGCGACCGGCTACATCGGCATGCGCCTCGCGGTGCGCGCCAACGTCCGCGTCGCCGCGGCCGCGAGAGAGGCCACCCCCGCCGAGGGCGAGCCCGCCAAGGACCTGACCGAGGTCTCCCACAAGGCCATGCGGATCGCGTTCCGCACCGGCGGCGTGGTGGGCATGTTCACGGTCGGCCTCGGCCTGCTCGGCGCCTCCTGCGTCGTGCTCGTCTACGCCGCCGACGCCCCCAAGGTCCTGGAGGGCTTCGGCCTCGGCGCCGCCCTGATCGCCATGTTCATGCGCGTGGGCGGCGGCATCTTCACCAAGGCCGCCGACGTCGGCGCCGACCTGGTCGGCAAGGTCGAGCAGGGCATTCCGGAGGACGACCCGCGCAATGCCGCGACCATCGCCGACAACGTGGGCGACAACGTCGGAGACTGCGCGGGAATGGCCGCCGACCTCTTCGAGTCCTACGCCGTCACCCTCGTGGCGGCCCTGATCCTCGGCAAGGCCGCCTTCGGCGACCTGGGCCTGGCCTTCCCGCTGATCGTCCCCGCCATCGGGGTCGTCACGGCGATGATCGGCATCTTCGCGGTCTCCCCGCGGCGCACCGACCGCAGCGGCATGACCGCCATCAACCGCGGCTTCTTCATCTCCGCCGTCATCTCGCTGGTGCTCGTCGCGATCGCCGTCTACGCGTACCTGCCGGCCACCTACAAGGAGCTCGCCGGCGTCGACGACGCCGCGATCGCCAACCACTCCGGCGACCCGCGCGTCCTGGCCCTGATCGCCGTCGCCATCGGCATCGTGCTCGCGGCCCTGATCCAGCAGCTCACCGGCTACTTCACCGAGACCAACCGCCGTCCGGTCCGGGACATCGGCAAGTCCTCCCTGACGGGAGCCGCCACCGTCGTCCTCGCCGGCATCTCGGTGGGCCTGGAGTCCGCCGTCTACACGGCGCTGCTCATCGGCCTCGGCGTCTACGGGGCGTTCCTGCTCGGCGGCACCTCGATCATGCTGGCGCTCTTCGCCGTCGCGCTGGCCGGCACCGGCCTGCTCACCACGGTCGGCGTCATCGTCGCCATGGACACCTTCGGGCCCGTCTCCGACAACGCCCAGGGCATCGCGGAGATGTCCGGCGACGTCCAGGGCGCCGGCGCGCAGGTGCTGACCGACCTGGACGCGGTGGGCAACACCACCAAGGCCATCACCAAGGGCATCGCCATCGCCACCGCCGTGCTCGCCGCGGCCGCGCTCTTCGGCTCGTACAACGACGCCATCGCCAACGCGGTCAAGTCCGTCGGCGCGGACACCAAGTCGATGAACCTCAGCCTGGACATCGCGCAGCCCAACAACCTCGTCGGCCTGATCCTGGGCGCCGCGGTCGTGTTCCTGTTCTCGGGCCTCGCCATCAACGCCGTCGCCCGCTCGGCCGGCGCGGTGGTCTACGAGGTGCGCCGCCAGTTCCGGGAGCACCCGGGGATCATGGACTACACCGAGAAGCCCGAGTACGGGCGCGTCGTGGACATCTGCACCAAGGACGCGCTGCGCGAACTCGCCACGCCCGGCCTGCTCGCCGTCCTCACACCGATCGCCGTCGGGTTCTCGCTCGGCGTCGGCGCGCTCGGCTCGTTCCTCGCCGGAGCCATCGGCTGCGGCACCCTGATGGCGGTCTTCCTCGCCAACTCCGGTGGCGCGTGGGACAACGCGAAGAAGCTCGTCGAGGACGGGCACCACGGCGGCAAGGGCAGCGAGGCCCACGCGGCCGTGGTCATCGGCGACACGGTCGGCGACCCGTTCAAGGACACCGCCGGTCCGGCCATCAACCCGCTGCTCAAGGTCATGAACCTGGTGGCCCTGCTGATCGCCCCGGCGATCGTGCAGTTCAGCTACGGCACGGACGCCAGCGCGACCGTGCGGGCGATCGTCGCGGTCCTCGCGATCGGCGTCATCGTCGGTGCGGTCTACGTCTCCAAGCGCCGCGGCATCGCGGTCGGTGACGACGGCGAAGGCGAGGGCGAGGGCGGGAGCGCTCCGGCCGAGCGGGTGGGCCAGCAGGCCGACCCGGCGGCGGTGATCTCCTCCTGAGGCCGTGAGGCCTTGAGGACCTGACGGGTATTCGCATACCACGGTCGGACTCGATCGTACGCCCGAATGGCGGACAGGCGGCGCGGACTGACGCGCCGTCCGTCCGCCTTTGCGTTTCCCGGATGGCGGGCGTGTATCTTCCGGGCCGAGAGTCTTCGAAGGGACCAATCCGGTGAACAAGAAGCTTGCGGCCGCCATGGCGGGCAGTGCGGTGCTGATGCTCGTCCTGTCCGGCTGCGGCGGGGACGACGGCGACAAGAAGACCGACGCCTGGGCGAAGAAGGTCTGCGACAGCTGGCAGCCAGAGCTCAAGAAGATCGAGCAGGCCAACGCTGACATCAAGCGGGTGGCCACCGAGAGCAGCAAGCCCGAGGAGGTCCAGTCGACCGACTCGGCGGCCTTCGGGACCATGTCCGAGTCGTACAAGTCGATGGGTACGGCCCTGCAGGGGGCGGGTGTTCCGCCGGTCAAGGACGGCGAGAAGA contains these protein-coding regions:
- a CDS encoding site-specific integrase: MHLTFYSSNDWATWGLGRQPLIPEGMPVLIDEDLLLEENGNLRPAAIANLWLRELPVSGAPGRLTWKTYAQALRSWLEFLAERGVAPFADRDELRSALSSFSEYRFSGPLAARWEEDTWNLNVNTVARFYTWAVDQGFCPVQPFTYAIVRRYTDAGVQQTRRNTATLRKAKAHAKVKYLDVDFRQTFLRALAGLRPDGEPDGFRGRHLGRNAAMGRLVISSGLRAQEFTHLLTYELPGLPARRSAVPVRFPLAAQITKGKKARETWASYKALSEFGQYLELDRAAVLAGREHVPDPRLGPPLVISAPDWEGARIGGRRVSWRKLTLNERLRLVTPEGTTAITAVQSDGSPFIDWATTFRRTSIRIRRDFESRFPIVTPHLLRHTFAMATLERLVKGHYARAAALISDANEDAALALYLTKQDPMLVLRDLLGHTSVTTTEIYLQRLDVHRIYRDFYRGSDQNGEAAAEAAAEFDDEGTDEAW
- a CDS encoding TadE family type IV pilus minor pilin, encoding MRRSDRGYVTAEAALVIPALVLFATLLVWALMAAAAQIRCVDAARAGARAAARSEPEGEAVAVAEAAAPPGARVELSRTGDLWRIQVSAPAPGPAALPLRLTAQAAALAEDSVGPPS
- a CDS encoding integrase, with the protein product MTAPRRAVVVMPAGPIPAQWAAASPFAGLDVCRAAGWEVLPGGPRPNFDEDFWDLTGLRDMPKSARSNTRRLDFRAIIDPAFRLTAKEYIFALAVPDHELVLALPDAARTTYKPTSCFNYCVQLVRWLNFLTAQGISDLTAVMQEHCDVYRVMRMERKHPTRGTGPISAGTMLTILQPVRNLALYRELFSKAAYRPGFAPWPGLALTDVAGWKNKQENSVPAVAEEVFQPTVAAALYLTETLGPLVAVEFERLLNEVENRSSSTMRGISPAAGATFSQVVASYVRRGQPLPELDGRLLTKRIGGGADPEDPLVRVHVSRLINERMNYSAFPYRLVESVRPMLEDAVAKVGIAGAYARDATPVSRYDDQVLVPWTLPLTGQQLRDLAFLVLAACRILVASISGMRASELDELTPLSPQAPVTISGDTQRFRLTSRLIKGHDLGGVQAEWVVLEPAYRAVQLAARLNQAADDGQVFPMSPTDFLHGRLRDWVNGPGGQRLGLAPIPAGPVNGRMLRRTLALTLAYRPGGLLAAKVHLKHVSVVTTEGYAHKPGGSQGALLAEVERAQEEHHLELTEAAYRDYRDGKMPAGPGARDLIKAFEHIDDALKEHRPGPAAVLDSDRRLEMLLKQQAKSLHVQAANYCWFRDPSRALCLKLAGTPNATKPLAGMCDSARCPQATHHPCHLPVWESTAASNTVFLDNPRFPKAEKARLQPELERAQQIVNEIIAANTGLGEE
- a CDS encoding Rv3654c family TadE-like protein encodes the protein MTGARQRARDRARARDRDRGSAPNRDRDRGSATVWGVVAATVLVAVFGGVLLLGQAVVARHRAAAAADLAALAAAATWAHGPEAACATAIRVAVAQGARVTGCVVSGEVAEIRARAPTGPFAPELGSRAGPPPAAEPG